A single Cyprinus carpio isolate SPL01 chromosome A6, ASM1834038v1, whole genome shotgun sequence DNA region contains:
- the LOC109064458 gene encoding serine protease 27-like has protein sequence MWRLTCVTLTLLMCAKGSLSQLNVCGQAPLNTRIVGGVNAPEGSWPWQVSLHRSGYHFCGGSLINNEWVLTAAHCLPGVSASSLRVYLGRRTQQGANANEISRTVRTIIVHSSYNSNTNNNDIALLRLSSTVTFNNYIRPVCLAAQNSVFPSGTSSWITGWGDIQSGVSLPSPGILQETMIPVVDNVQCNTLLGSGSVTNNMMCAGLTQGGKDTCQGDSGGPMVSKQCSVWVQSGITSWGYGCADPNSPGVYTSVSRYQSWITNNIGQNLPGFVTFNPSNSCSSSLTSTSCSGRCNEKYNSNFRCNCNTNCILNCCKDYRQLCASL, from the exons GTTCACTTTCTCAGTTGAATG TTTGTGGACAGGCTCCTCTAAACACCCGTATTGTTGGTGGTGTGAATGCACCTGAAGGGTCGTGGCCATGGCAGGTCAGTCTGCATCGCTCTGGATATCATTTTTGCGGAGGCTCCCTCATCAACAATGAATGGGTGCTGACGGCAGCTCACTGTTTACCAGG TGTCAGCGCATCCAGTCTGCGTGTGTATTTGGGAAGGAGGACACAGCAGGGAGCCAATGCCAATGAGATCAGCAGAACCGTGAGAACGATAATCGTTCACTCCTCTTATAACAGCAACACAAACAACAATGACATTGCTCTGCTCAGGCTGTCCTCCACAGTCACCTTCAATAACTACATTAGACCCGTGTGTCTGGCGGCCCAGAACAGTGTCTTCCCTTCTGGCACCAGCAGCTGGATCACAGGCTGGGGAGATATTCAATCTGGAG TGAGCCTACCTTCTCCTGGGATTCTGCAGGAGACTATGATTCCAGTGGTGGACAATGTTCAGTGTAATACTCTGCTGGGTTCTGGATCTGTTACTAACAACATGATGTGTGCTGGTTTAACACAGGGAGGCAAAGACACCTGCCAG GGGGATTCTGGTGGTCCGATGGTGAGCAAGCAGTGTTCAGTGTGGGTTCAGTCTGGTATCACCAGCTGGGGTTATGGGTGTGCTGATCCCAACTCTCCTGGAGTTTACACCAGCGTGTCTCGATATCAGAGTTGGATCACAAACAACATTGGACAGAACCTGCCAGGATTTGTCACCTTCAATCCCTCAAACTCATGCTCTTCCAGCCTAA CCTCAACCTCCTGTAGCGGGAGATGCAATGAGAAGTACAACAGTAACTTCCGCTGCAACTGCAATACTAACTGCATTTTAAACTGCTGCAAAGATTATAGACAGCTTTGTGCAA GCTTATAA